The DNA window GCCAAGGGAGGAAAAAATCCTTATTATTTCATCAAAGGTCTGCGTGATAGGGTGCTTCCTGCCCATAACAGGTCGCTTTCCAGGCATGGTAATATCTATCCATGATCGCGCCTGTTCCCTCTCTTTCTCCTCCAGGGCAAACTTTTCCTCAATCTCGCCAAGGCGCACCTCGGCAGCCGTTTTGAGGTTGTTTATCTCCTTACCAAAGGTCTTTCTCGCTTCCTTGTCCAGAGACCTCATGCCTTCAAGATACTCGGCGAAGAACCCTTTTCTCCCGAGGAGTGACAATTTCATGGTTTTTAGGTCCTCGGCAGTCCTTATCGACAATATTCCGGTCTCTACCTTCTGTCTCAGTTCTTCGATATTCAAAATGCACCTATGGGATAAACAGGTGGGCCCTGCCTGCTCATGATAAAAATACCGGAAACCAATCGGATCCGCCAAGCAAAGGGTCCGCCCTCCGGATTCCTTATGCTGATGACTGCGCCACCACCACGTCTTTGATCTTCTTAATCACGTGTTCAAATCCTGTCGGATCGTTCACGGCCATATCGGCGAGAGACTTGCGGTTAAGTTCTATATTGGCAGACTTCAATCCGTTTATGAACCGGCTGTACGATATGCCGTAGGACCTACATGCCGCATTTATCCTGACGATCCATAAGGATCTGAATTCTCTCTTTCTCTGCTTTCTTCCGGCATACGCATATTTCAGCGCTTTGAAGACCGCGCGCTTGGCAACACTGTATGTAGTTCTCCTGCTCTCATACATACCTCTTGCCAGCTTTAATATCTTTTTCCTTCTTCTTCTTGCCTTTACTCCTCTTTTCGCCCTTGGCATCTTAAACTCCTCACATTGTTATAAATAGGGTATCAGCGATTTGATCCTTTTTGCATCGGTCGGATGGACGGTGTCGGACCGTGACAGCCTCCCTTTCTCTTTTGGTGATTTGGAAGAAAGGAGGTGGCTGTGAAAAGCTTTGGACCTCTTAATCTTTCCCTTTGCGGTCATTTTGACCCGCTTCGCTAATCCCCGGTGCGTTTTTACTTTAGGCATCTTTCCCTCCTTATACCGGAG is part of the Syntrophobacterales bacterium genome and encodes:
- the rplT gene encoding 50S ribosomal protein L20; this encodes MPRAKRGVKARRRRKKILKLARGMYESRRTTYSVAKRAVFKALKYAYAGRKQRKREFRSLWIVRINAACRSYGISYSRFINGLKSANIELNRKSLADMAVNDPTGFEHVIKKIKDVVVAQSSA
- the rpmI gene encoding 50S ribosomal protein L35, with translation MPKVKTHRGLAKRVKMTAKGKIKRSKAFHSHLLSSKSPKEKGRLSRSDTVHPTDAKRIKSLIPYL